Genomic segment of Candidatus Deferrimicrobiaceae bacterium:
TTGTGGTAATCTCCCGACTTTCCGCCCGCCCCCTGCACCACAGCCGTCTTCCATCCGTCTTTTTCGAGCCGTTTCCGAAACGCCTCGGCCGCTTTCCTGTCCCGGAAGGCGGCCACCTGGATCATCAGTTTCCCTGCGCCGCCGGGATGGGACGCAGCCGGGTCGGATCCCTTTTTCCCGGGTGCCGGCTTCACGAGGAGAACGGGGGCGGACTCCTTCTTCGACAGGGTTTCGCGGAACGTGAGGCTCTTTTCGGTCTCCGTGAGACGCGCGTCCGCGCTGGGGGGAGTCACGGGGGGAACCTTTCCCGCCTCCTCGGAGAAGACGCCGATATCTTTCCGGATCTCCGAATCGCTCTCCTTTCCGATTTCGATCGGTCCCGCGACCTTGTTCGCCTCGTTTCTTCGACGCTCGGCATTCTTCTCGACGACCCTGCCCACCTGGAGGCCGATGACGAAAACCACCGCAAGAAGGACGACGGCTCCGACCACGAAGAAGGCAAACTGG
This window contains:
- a CDS encoding SPOR domain-containing protein → MRYLYNKKRNFRGAEGERSQFAFFVVGAVVLLAVVFVIGLQVGRVVEKNAERRRNEANKVAGPIEIGKESDSEIRKDIGVFSEEAGKVPPVTPPSADARLTETEKSLTFRETLSKKESAPVLLVKPAPGKKGSDPAASHPGGAGKLMIQVAAFRDRKAAEAFRKRLEKDGWKTAVVQGAGGKSGDYHKVVVGPYPDRDAANRAIRKLKSERKMNAFLVRE